From Microtus ochrogaster isolate Prairie Vole_2 unplaced genomic scaffold, MicOch1.0 UNK54, whole genome shotgun sequence, one genomic window encodes:
- the Irx6 gene encoding iroquois-class homeodomain protein IRX-6, giving the protein MAFPPFGHPYSSASQFLVSASSGAACCETVPRSVSDVVSASTSASTLCCTPYDSRLLGSARPELGAALGIYGAPYAAAQSYPGYLPYGPEPSPLCGALNPQYEFKDPAGNFTPSLTQPGAYYSYEPTLGQYQYDRYSGVELSGAGRRKNATRESTSALKAWLHEHRKNPYPTKGEKIMLAIITKMTLTQVSTWFANARRRLKKENKMTWAPKNKGGEERKTEGAGDALGCLTGDTKDATASQEAQGLRLSDLEDLEEEEEEEEADEEEAAVSASRRLADFQKSALSLPAPCTATQGGRLESRECALAVPCFPFTEAPRSGEADFITAESSGPTMIVHYPSGQKPRIWSLAHTAAASTVEGAPSTPPRAQSPECLTIPRQPISIRRLLVPRDSTVEEDSLAAKAFGNSTFALQGLPLNCAPCPRRREPEVRFQYPSGAEGFYFKNNLAEAEVYSLSMPAMPGEVWWCWSGAQNCHKGFWAQGLGLQT; this is encoded by the exons ATGGCCTTCCCGCCCTTTGGACATCCGTACAGCAGCGCATCCCAG TTTCTGGTGTCTGCCAGTTCCGGTGCCGCTTGCTGTGAAACTGTCCCGCGATCGGTGTCAGATGTGGTCTcagcctccacctctgcctccactcTTTGCTGTACACCCTACGACAGCCGGCTGCTGGGCAGTGCTCGGCCAGAACTGGGTGCTGCCTTGGGTATCTATGGAGCACCCTATGCAGCTGCTCAGAGCTACCCTGGGTACCTGCCCTATGGCCCAGAGCCATCCCCACTATGTGGTGCCCTG AATCCCCAGTATGAGTTTAAGGATCCTGCAGGAAACTTTACCCCCAGCCTGACCCAGCCAGGAGCCTATTACTCCTATGAGCCAACTCTGGGGCAGTATCAATATGACAG GTATAGCGGAGTGGAGCTGAGTGGTGCTGGCCGCAGGAAGAATGCCACGAGAGAGAGTACCAGTGCCCTCAAGGCCTGGCTGCACGAGCACCGCAAGAACCCGTACCCCACCAAGGGCGAGAAGATCATGCTGGCCATCATCACCAAGATGACCCTCACCCAGGTATCCACCTGGTTCGCCAACGCGCGCCGGCGCCtcaagaaagagaacaagatgACCTGGGCGCCCAAGAAcaaaggtggggaggaaaggaaaacagaaggtgCAGGAGACGCTCTGGGCTGCCTGACCGGTGACACCAAAG ATGCTACTGCCAGCCAGGAGGCCCAGGGACTAAGACTGAGTGACCTGGAAgacttggaggaagaggaggaagaggaggaagcagacgAAGAGGAGGCAGCGGTCTCAGCATCTCGTAGGCTGGCGGATTTTCAGAAGAGTGCGCTGTCCCTGCCTGCTCCCTGCACCGCCACTCAAGGGGGCCGCTTGGAAAGCAGGGAGTGCGCTCTGGCGGTACCCTGCTTCCCCTTCACTGAGGCCCCGCGGTCGGGAGAAGCTGATTTCATTACAGCAGAATCAAGTGGCCCCACAATGATCGTGCACTACCCAAGCGGCCAGAAACCCCGAATCTGGTCCTTGGCTCACACTGCGGCAGCCAGCACTGTCGAAGGTGCTCCCTCAACCCCGCCCAGGGCACAAAGTCCAGAGTGCCTCACGATTCCCAGACAGCCCATCTCCATCAGGCGACTCCTGGTCCCCAGAGACTCCACAGTCGAAGAGGATTCTCTCGCAGCCAAAGCCTTTGGGAACTCCACGTTCGCACTGCAGGGGCTGCCGCTGAACTGTGCGCCCTGCCCAAGGCGGAGGGAGCCTGAAGTGCGGTTCCAGTATCCATCTGGAGCAGAAG gCTTTTACTTCAAAAATAACCTAGCTGAAGCCGAGGTGTACAGTCTGTCAATGCCAGCGATGCCGGGAGAGGTCTGGTGGTGCTGGAGTGGGGCACAGAATTGCCACAAAGGCTTCTGGGCACAGGGTCTTGGGCTGCAGACCTGA